From the Sphingomonas suaedae genome, one window contains:
- a CDS encoding CHAP domain-containing protein: MQSNRTPRRIMLSILGAATCIAAPASASILDYVGECVPFARAASGIQIWGDAWTWWSQAEAKYQRGDTPEVGAVVAFAKSAALPLGHVAVVSRIIEPRVLMVTHANWSRIGGKRGQVEQDVTLFDVSPQGDWSRVKVWYRDNRGLGSTTYPVHGFIYGRPVSGAKVAKARPAPELTGDQPDYVGSLIDAYAR; this comes from the coding sequence ATGCAGTCGAACCGGACCCCCCGCCGGATCATGCTGTCGATTCTCGGCGCCGCGACATGCATCGCGGCGCCTGCTTCGGCATCGATCCTCGATTATGTCGGCGAATGCGTGCCGTTCGCGCGCGCCGCGTCGGGCATCCAGATCTGGGGCGATGCCTGGACCTGGTGGAGCCAGGCCGAAGCCAAATATCAACGCGGCGACACGCCGGAGGTGGGCGCCGTCGTCGCCTTCGCCAAATCCGCCGCCCTCCCGCTCGGCCATGTCGCGGTCGTCAGCCGCATCATCGAACCGCGCGTCCTGATGGTCACCCACGCCAATTGGTCGCGCATCGGCGGCAAACGCGGACAGGTGGAGCAGGATGTGACGCTGTTCGACGTGTCGCCACAGGGCGACTGGAGCCGGGTCAAGGTCTGGTATCGCGACAATCGCGGCTTGGGATCGACCACCTATCCGGTCCATGGCTTCATCTACGGTCGCCCGGTCAGCGGGGCCAAGGTGGCAAAGGCCCGCCCCGCCCCCGAACTCACCGGCGACCAGCCCGACTATGTCGGATCGCTGATCGACGCCTACGCGCGATAG
- the guaA gene encoding glutamine-hydrolyzing GMP synthase, with amino-acid sequence MTQPGESILIVDFGSQVTQLIARRVREAGVYSEIAPFTTAAEAFERMRPGGVILSGSPASVLDTGSPRVPDAIFESGLPVLGICYGQQVMMQQLGGSVQLGDSGEFGRAFIDIADSCVLFDGLWTEGETHQVWMSHGDKVTELAPGFRPVAASPGAPFAVIADDSRRYYAMQFHPEVVHTPDGAKLLANFVRHVCGLKGDWTMAEFRQAKIDEIRKQVGSGKVICGLSGGVDSAVAAVLIHEAIGEQLTCVFVDHGLMRSGEADQVVSLFRGHYNIPLVHVNAETLFLNGLAGVTDPEAKRKFIGKTFIDVFEAEAKKIGGAEFLAQGTLYPDVIESVSFTGGPSVTIKSHHNVGGLPERMNMKLVEPLRELFKDEVRALGRELGLPDVFVGRHPFPGPGLAIRIPGEVTKERCDILRKADAVYLDEIRNAGLYDAIWQAFAVLLPVKTVGVMGDGRTYDSVCGLRAVTSTDGMTADVYPFDASFLTRVATRIVNEVKGVNRVVYDYTSKPPGTIEWE; translated from the coding sequence ATGACACAGCCGGGCGAATCCATCCTCATCGTCGATTTCGGCAGCCAGGTGACCCAGTTGATCGCGCGCCGCGTGCGCGAGGCGGGCGTCTATAGCGAAATCGCTCCCTTCACCACCGCCGCCGAGGCATTCGAGCGGATGAGGCCGGGCGGGGTGATCCTGTCCGGGTCGCCCGCATCGGTGCTCGATACCGGGTCGCCACGCGTGCCGGATGCGATCTTCGAGAGCGGGCTGCCGGTGCTGGGCATCTGTTACGGCCAGCAGGTGATGATGCAGCAGCTGGGCGGCAGCGTGCAGCTGGGCGATAGCGGCGAATTCGGGCGCGCGTTCATCGACATCGCCGACAGCTGCGTGCTGTTCGACGGGCTATGGACCGAGGGCGAGACGCATCAGGTGTGGATGAGCCATGGCGACAAGGTGACCGAGCTGGCGCCGGGCTTCCGTCCGGTTGCGGCCAGCCCGGGCGCGCCGTTCGCGGTGATCGCCGACGACAGCCGCCGCTACTATGCGATGCAGTTCCACCCGGAGGTGGTGCACACGCCGGACGGCGCGAAGCTGCTCGCCAATTTCGTGCGGCACGTCTGCGGGCTCAAGGGCGACTGGACGATGGCGGAGTTCCGCCAGGCGAAGATCGACGAGATCCGCAAGCAGGTCGGCAGCGGCAAGGTGATCTGCGGCCTGTCCGGCGGGGTCGACAGCGCGGTTGCGGCGGTGCTGATCCATGAGGCGATCGGCGAGCAGCTGACCTGCGTATTCGTCGACCATGGCCTGATGCGCAGTGGCGAGGCGGATCAGGTCGTGTCGCTGTTCCGCGGGCATTACAATATTCCGCTGGTGCATGTGAACGCGGAGACGCTGTTCCTCAACGGTCTCGCCGGGGTCACCGATCCCGAGGCGAAGCGGAAGTTCATCGGCAAGACCTTCATCGATGTCTTTGAAGCCGAAGCGAAAAAGATCGGCGGCGCGGAGTTCCTGGCGCAGGGTACGCTCTATCCCGACGTGATCGAGAGCGTGAGCTTCACCGGCGGGCCGTCGGTGACGATCAAGAGCCATCACAATGTCGGTGGCCTGCCCGAGCGGATGAACATGAAGCTGGTCGAGCCGCTGCGCGAGCTGTTCAAGGATGAGGTCCGCGCGCTTGGCCGCGAACTGGGACTGCCGGACGTGTTCGTGGGGCGGCATCCGTTCCCCGGACCCGGCCTGGCGATCCGCATCCCGGGCGAGGTGACCAAGGAACGCTGCGACATCTTGCGCAAGGCGGATGCGGTGTATCTTGATGAAATCCGCAACGCGGGGCTGTATGACGCGATCTGGCAGGCGTTTGCGGTGCTGCTCCCGGTCAAGACGGTCGGCGTGATGGGCGACGGGCGCACCTATGACAGCGTCTGCGGCCTGCGCGCGGTGACGAGCACCGACGGGATGACCGCGGACGTCTATCCGTTCGACGCGAGTTTCCTGACGCGCGTTGCGACGCGGATCGTCAATGAGGTGAAGGGCGTTAATCGCGTCGTGTACGACTATACCTCAAAGCCGCCGGGGACGATCGAGTGGGAATGA
- a CDS encoding arsenate reductase, which produces MIDLYGIPNCDTVKKARAWLDANGLAYSFHDYKKEGADPARLAKWADAVGWERLLNRAGMTFRKLDDADKADIDQAKALALMAAHPSLIKRPVVEVRGAVLVGFKPDDWAEALL; this is translated from the coding sequence ATGATCGACCTTTACGGCATCCCCAATTGCGATACGGTCAAGAAGGCGCGGGCGTGGCTCGACGCCAACGGCCTCGCCTACAGCTTTCACGACTATAAGAAGGAAGGCGCCGATCCCGCGCGGCTGGCCAAATGGGCCGATGCGGTGGGGTGGGAGCGGCTGCTGAACCGCGCCGGGATGACGTTCCGCAAGCTGGACGACGCGGACAAGGCCGATATCGATCAGGCCAAGGCGCTGGCGCTGATGGCGGCGCATCCGTCGCTCATCAAGCGGCCGGTGGTCGAGGTGCGCGGCGCGGTGCTGGTGGGGTTCAAGCCGGACGACTGGGCCGAAGCGTTGCTCTGA
- a CDS encoding helix-turn-helix transcriptional regulator: protein MAKPPISNRIRMLRFMAEEMTQADLGERVGVTRQTIAAIEQGKYSPTLETAFRIARVFDKPLEDVFQWEGA, encoded by the coding sequence ATGGCTAAGCCCCCGATCAGCAACCGGATCCGCATGTTGCGCTTCATGGCGGAGGAAATGACCCAGGCCGATCTGGGCGAGCGGGTCGGCGTCACGCGCCAGACGATCGCGGCGATCGAGCAGGGCAAATATTCCCCCACGCTCGAAACCGCGTTCCGCATCGCCCGCGTCTTCGACAAGCCACTCGAAGACGTGTTCCAATGGGAGGGGGCCTGA
- the panB gene encoding 3-methyl-2-oxobutanoate hydroxymethyltransferase, which yields MSTTFTIDTSTSRATPTPAPMKRLTVPAIQNRKGKEPVVMLTAYTARMAQLLDPHCDVLLVGDSLGQVIYGLPSTLSVTLDMMCAHGAAVVRGSYHSVVVIDMPFGSYEGSPQQAFASASRIMAETGAAAVKLEGGEAMAETVAFLTARGIPVMGHVGLTPQAVNALGGYGARGRGNAEYAKIIGDAKAVAEAGAFAIVAEGVVETLANEIVAAVGCPVIGIGASAQCDGQVLVTEDMLGMFERTPRFVKKFDDMAGRISAAVETYAAAVRDRSFPGDEQVYKPKD from the coding sequence ATGTCCACGACCTTCACGATCGACACGTCGACCAGCCGGGCGACTCCGACTCCGGCGCCGATGAAGCGGCTGACCGTTCCCGCGATCCAGAACCGCAAGGGGAAGGAGCCGGTGGTGATGCTGACCGCTTACACCGCGCGGATGGCGCAGCTGCTCGATCCGCATTGCGACGTGCTGCTGGTCGGCGACAGCCTGGGGCAGGTGATCTACGGCCTGCCCTCCACGTTGTCGGTGACGCTGGACATGATGTGCGCGCATGGCGCGGCGGTGGTGCGCGGCAGCTATCATTCGGTGGTCGTGATCGACATGCCGTTCGGCAGCTATGAGGGCAGCCCGCAACAGGCATTCGCATCGGCATCGCGGATCATGGCGGAGACCGGTGCGGCGGCGGTGAAGCTGGAGGGGGGCGAGGCGATGGCCGAGACGGTCGCGTTCCTCACTGCGCGCGGCATTCCGGTGATGGGGCATGTCGGGCTGACGCCGCAGGCGGTGAACGCGCTGGGCGGCTATGGCGCGCGCGGGCGTGGCAATGCCGAATATGCCAAGATCATCGGAGACGCCAAGGCGGTGGCCGAAGCGGGCGCCTTTGCGATCGTTGCCGAGGGCGTGGTCGAGACGCTGGCGAACGAGATCGTCGCTGCGGTCGGATGCCCCGTGATCGGCATTGGCGCGTCGGCCCAATGTGACGGCCAGGTGCTGGTGACCGAAGACATGCTGGGCATGTTCGAGCGCACGCCGCGCTTCGTGAAGAAATTCGACGATATGGCTGGCCGCATTTCCGCCGCGGTCGAGACCTATGCAGCGGCGGTTCGCGACCGCAGTTTTCCGGGCGACGAGCAAGTCTATAAGCCGAAGGACTGA
- a CDS encoding tetratricopeptide repeat protein, which yields MALSPQSNEAFLREVDEELRKDQALHVWQNYGRWIIVAVIAALVAFGGWLYWQTHDEGQRGLEGEKFQAAFKALSENKPQLAETPLKELAESDTPGFNAMARFTQADVLLEKNDLKGAAAILGAMAADKDLPQEFRDLALIRQTMAEYDTLKPEQIVARLQPLAVKGNAWYGSAGEMVAGAYLRQGKRGDAGKLYGEIAKDESVPRSIRQRAVQMAGVLGVDAIVDEGEDKKAQ from the coding sequence TTGGCGCTGAGCCCGCAAAGCAACGAAGCCTTTCTGCGTGAGGTCGACGAAGAGCTCCGCAAGGACCAGGCGTTGCACGTCTGGCAGAATTACGGCCGCTGGATCATCGTCGCGGTGATCGCGGCGCTGGTCGCGTTCGGCGGCTGGCTCTACTGGCAGACCCATGACGAGGGGCAGCGCGGACTGGAGGGCGAGAAGTTCCAGGCGGCGTTCAAGGCGCTGAGCGAGAACAAGCCGCAGCTGGCCGAAACGCCGCTCAAGGAACTGGCCGAATCGGATACGCCCGGGTTCAATGCGATGGCGCGTTTCACCCAGGCGGATGTGCTGCTGGAGAAGAACGACCTCAAGGGCGCGGCGGCGATCCTGGGCGCGATGGCGGCGGACAAGGATCTGCCGCAGGAGTTTCGCGACCTGGCGCTGATCCGCCAGACCATGGCCGAATATGACACGTTGAAGCCCGAACAGATCGTGGCGCGGCTCCAGCCGCTCGCGGTCAAGGGCAATGCCTGGTACGGCAGCGCGGGCGAGATGGTCGCGGGCGCCTATCTGCGCCAGGGCAAGCGCGGCGACGCGGGCAAGCTATATGGCGAGATCGCCAAGGACGAGAGCGTTCCCCGTTCGATCCGTCAACGCGCGGTTCAGATGGCGGGCGTACTTGGGGTCGACGCCATTGTCGACGAGGGTGAGGACAAGAAGGCACAATGA
- a CDS encoding PQQ-like beta-propeller repeat protein: protein MMKSVRIPVAIAALAALSACGIFKGGDKKTPTLGQRVPILASETGIKADPTIAEVAVVLPMAVVNPAWTQPGGNAAKAMGHLALSETPSRVWSAKIAGTSGRVRLAAAPVVADGKLFVVDTDAVLHAFDATTGSRQWQFATSTDKENRNASFGGGVSFENGRLFATNGLGEVVAVDANAGTEVWRKKPGGPLRGAPTVSNGNVYVVSQDNQLFALSQNDGAVVWTQSGTPETQGVFGVAAPAAAQGTIVAGFSSGELNAYRYENGRALWTDTLSRSTISTSVSSLVDIDAEPVIDQGRVYAVGQGERMAAIELATGQRLWEQSLAGISTPWIAGEWLFVMGDDARLVCIARGTGKIRWIAQLPAWRNEEDKKGPINWVGPILAGNRLWVVNSRGALMSASPSDGSMGSTIDVGDSISLPPLVANNMLYVLTDKGEISAYR from the coding sequence ATGATGAAGTCGGTTCGAATCCCCGTCGCGATTGCGGCGCTGGCAGCGCTCAGCGCATGTGGAATCTTCAAGGGCGGCGACAAGAAGACGCCGACGCTGGGCCAGCGCGTGCCGATCCTCGCCTCCGAAACCGGGATCAAGGCGGACCCGACGATTGCCGAGGTGGCGGTGGTGCTGCCGATGGCGGTGGTCAATCCAGCCTGGACCCAGCCGGGGGGCAATGCCGCCAAGGCGATGGGGCATCTGGCGCTGAGCGAGACGCCCTCGCGGGTCTGGTCGGCGAAAATCGCCGGGACCAGCGGCCGGGTGCGGCTGGCGGCGGCGCCGGTTGTGGCCGACGGCAAGCTGTTCGTCGTCGATACCGACGCGGTACTCCATGCCTTTGACGCGACCACCGGCAGCCGCCAGTGGCAGTTCGCGACCTCGACCGACAAGGAGAATCGCAACGCCAGCTTTGGCGGGGGTGTGAGCTTCGAAAACGGACGCCTGTTCGCGACCAACGGCCTGGGCGAGGTCGTCGCGGTCGATGCCAATGCCGGGACCGAAGTCTGGCGCAAGAAGCCGGGCGGTCCGCTGCGCGGTGCGCCGACGGTCTCGAACGGCAATGTCTATGTCGTGTCACAGGACAATCAGCTGTTCGCACTGAGCCAGAATGACGGCGCGGTGGTGTGGACCCAATCCGGAACCCCGGAAACCCAGGGCGTGTTCGGCGTTGCGGCGCCGGCCGCGGCGCAGGGGACGATCGTCGCGGGTTTCTCGTCGGGTGAGCTCAACGCCTATCGCTATGAAAACGGCCGCGCCCTGTGGACCGACACGCTGTCGCGCTCGACCATCTCGACTTCGGTGTCGAGCCTGGTCGATATCGACGCCGAGCCGGTGATCGATCAGGGCCGCGTCTATGCGGTGGGGCAGGGCGAACGGATGGCGGCGATCGAACTCGCCACCGGACAGCGGCTGTGGGAGCAGAGCCTGGCCGGGATCTCGACGCCGTGGATCGCGGGCGAATGGCTGTTCGTGATGGGCGACGACGCGCGGCTGGTGTGCATCGCCCGCGGCACCGGCAAGATCCGCTGGATCGCGCAGCTGCCCGCCTGGCGCAACGAAGAGGACAAGAAGGGACCGATCAACTGGGTCGGGCCGATTCTGGCCGGCAATCGCCTGTGGGTCGTCAATTCGCGCGGGGCGCTGATGTCCGCGTCGCCGTCCGACGGCAGTATGGGATCGACCATCGATGTCGGCGATTCGATCAGCCTTCCGCCGCTGGTTGCGAACAATATGCTGTATGTGCTGACCGACAAGGGCGAGATCAGCGCCTATCGCTGA
- the der gene encoding ribosome biogenesis GTPase Der, with the protein MRLPTIAIIGRPNVGKSTLFNRLVGKRLALVDDQPGVTRDRREGDGELLGLRFRLIDTAGFEDEDAASLPGRMRVQTEAAVREADVALFMIDARAGVTPLDEEVARWLRTSGTPIVLLANKAEGRAAEPGIHEAMALGLGDPVPFSAEHGEGIVDLFEALRPFIEREDDEGEEEDPDSPDAPLKLAVVGRPNAGKSTLINKLLGQDRLITGPEAGITRDSIAIEWLWTDAEGNDRPVRLIDTAGMRKRAKVQEKLEKLSVADALRAVDFAEVVVLLLDATKGLEVQDLKIADKVLQEGRALVIALNKWDVAENQSSLFNGVKGALEEGLAQVKGVPLLTVSGATGKGLDTLIKVAFETREAWSRRITTGQLNRWFERAIEANPPPAPGGKRIKPRYVTQAKTRPPSFILFGTRVDLLPKSYERYLVNSMRKEFDFGAVPVRLTMRPSKNPFDRE; encoded by the coding sequence ATGCGCCTTCCAACCATTGCCATTATCGGCCGACCCAATGTCGGCAAATCGACGCTGTTCAACCGCCTGGTCGGCAAACGACTGGCGCTGGTCGACGACCAGCCCGGGGTGACGCGCGACCGGCGTGAGGGCGATGGCGAACTGCTGGGCCTTCGCTTTCGCCTGATCGACACGGCGGGATTCGAGGATGAAGACGCGGCGAGCCTGCCGGGTCGAATGCGGGTGCAGACCGAGGCAGCGGTGCGCGAGGCGGATGTCGCGCTGTTCATGATCGATGCCCGCGCGGGCGTGACCCCGCTGGACGAGGAGGTCGCGCGCTGGCTGCGCACCTCGGGAACGCCGATCGTGCTGCTGGCCAACAAGGCCGAGGGGCGCGCCGCCGAGCCCGGCATTCATGAGGCGATGGCGCTGGGGCTGGGCGATCCGGTGCCCTTCTCCGCCGAACATGGCGAGGGGATCGTCGATCTGTTCGAAGCGCTGCGGCCCTTTATCGAACGTGAGGATGATGAGGGCGAGGAGGAAGACCCCGACTCGCCGGACGCGCCGCTGAAGCTCGCCGTGGTCGGACGCCCCAATGCGGGCAAGTCCACGCTCATCAACAAGCTGCTGGGTCAGGATCGGCTGATTACCGGGCCGGAGGCGGGGATCACCCGCGATTCGATCGCGATCGAATGGCTGTGGACCGATGCGGAGGGCAATGACCGTCCGGTTCGCCTGATCGACACCGCCGGGATGCGCAAGCGCGCAAAGGTCCAGGAGAAGCTGGAGAAATTGTCGGTCGCCGACGCATTGCGCGCGGTGGATTTCGCCGAGGTCGTGGTGCTGCTGCTCGACGCGACCAAGGGGCTGGAGGTCCAGGACCTCAAGATCGCCGACAAGGTGCTGCAGGAAGGGCGCGCGCTGGTGATCGCGCTCAACAAATGGGATGTGGCCGAGAACCAGTCGAGTCTGTTCAATGGCGTCAAGGGCGCGCTCGAGGAGGGGTTGGCACAGGTAAAGGGCGTGCCGCTCCTGACGGTGTCGGGAGCGACGGGCAAGGGGCTGGATACGCTGATCAAGGTGGCGTTCGAGACTCGCGAGGCGTGGTCGCGGCGCATCACTACCGGCCAGCTCAACCGCTGGTTCGAGCGCGCGATCGAGGCCAACCCGCCGCCCGCACCCGGCGGCAAGCGGATCAAGCCGCGCTACGTGACCCAGGCGAAGACACGGCCGCCGAGCTTCATCCTGTTCGGAACGCGGGTCGATCTGCTTCCCAAGAGCTATGAGCGCTATCTGGTCAACAGTATGCGCAAGGAGTTCGATTTCGGCGCGGTGCCGGTGCGGCTGACGATGCGACCGTCGAAAAACCCGTTCGACCGTGAGTGA
- a CDS encoding sulfurtransferase TusA family protein, whose translation MSDAAAPVRIDARGLKCPWPALRLARALRGGADAVEILADDPAAEREIAALARSQGLKIEHFCAEGADGFRIG comes from the coding sequence GTGAGTGACGCGGCAGCGCCGGTGCGGATCGATGCGCGCGGCCTGAAATGCCCATGGCCCGCCTTGCGGCTGGCGCGTGCGTTGCGGGGCGGCGCGGATGCTGTGGAGATCCTGGCCGATGATCCGGCCGCGGAGCGCGAGATCGCGGCGCTCGCACGGTCGCAGGGTCTGAAGATCGAGCATTTTTGTGCAGAAGGCGCCGACGGATTTCGCATCGGATAG
- a CDS encoding Hpt domain-containing protein codes for MATVDQDRLVDWAAFAQARSQLGANFVRILGYFHEDGVKSVARIEEAMRAGNAAALVLPAHTLKGEAHQFGAEPLADCAAAIEDIARHCVEHRYEPSEALKHVVELRPLFEATLALLEREANPLVERRPAFGRRPAV; via the coding sequence GTGGCGACGGTGGATCAGGACCGGCTGGTGGATTGGGCTGCGTTCGCGCAGGCCCGATCGCAGCTTGGCGCCAATTTCGTCCGCATCCTCGGCTATTTCCACGAGGACGGTGTCAAATCGGTCGCGCGGATCGAAGAGGCGATGCGGGCGGGTAATGCCGCAGCGCTGGTGCTTCCGGCCCACACGCTGAAGGGCGAGGCGCATCAGTTCGGCGCCGAGCCGCTGGCGGACTGCGCGGCGGCGATCGAGGATATCGCCCGCCACTGCGTCGAACATCGCTATGAGCCGAGCGAGGCGCTCAAACATGTGGTCGAGCTGCGTCCGCTGTTCGAGGCGACGCTGGCGCTGCTGGAGCGCGAGGCGAACCCGCTGGTCGAGCGGCGCCCGGCATTCGGACGCCGCCCGGCAGTCTGA
- the bfr gene encoding bacterioferritin, translated as MKGDPKVIDFLNEVLKGELTAINQYWLHYRLLDHWGVKKLAEFERHESIDEMKHADWLAERILFLDGLPNFQLLGRLRIGETVEEVLKADLDLEYEAVRLLKDAIEHCEKVRDYGSRDLFQRILDSEEDHVDTLETQFEMIDRMGLQNYIQLNSKPEESA; from the coding sequence ATGAAGGGCGATCCCAAGGTCATCGATTTTCTGAACGAGGTGCTCAAGGGCGAGCTTACCGCGATCAACCAATATTGGCTCCATTACCGTCTGCTCGATCACTGGGGCGTCAAAAAGCTCGCCGAGTTCGAGCGCCACGAATCCATCGACGAGATGAAGCACGCGGACTGGCTTGCGGAGCGCATCCTGTTCCTGGACGGTCTACCCAATTTCCAGCTGCTCGGGCGTCTGCGCATCGGCGAGACGGTCGAGGAGGTGCTCAAGGCCGATCTCGATCTGGAATATGAGGCGGTGAGGCTGCTCAAGGACGCGATCGAACATTGCGAGAAGGTGCGCGACTATGGCAGCCGCGACCTGTTTCAGCGCATCCTCGACAGTGAGGAAGACCATGTCGACACGCTCGAAACCCAATTCGAGATGATCGACCGCATGGGGCTCCAGAACTATATTCAGCTCAATTCGAAGCCCGAAGAGTCCGCATAA
- a CDS encoding (2Fe-2S)-binding protein, giving the protein MVVCVCNAIREKDVRAAAREGAISACQAYRALGRQPKCGQCVPFARAIIDSERAAA; this is encoded by the coding sequence ATGGTCGTCTGCGTCTGCAACGCAATTCGTGAAAAGGATGTCCGCGCCGCGGCGCGTGAGGGCGCGATCAGTGCGTGCCAGGCCTATCGCGCGCTCGGGCGTCAGCCGAAATGCGGTCAGTGCGTGCCGTTTGCGCGAGCCATTATCGATTCCGAACGCGCGGCTGCGTGA
- a CDS encoding DUF418 domain-containing protein, producing MATTAAGDRYLTLDTVRGVAVLGILLLNIIAFSMPMPAYFNPAAYGGAEGADLAVWFGNFVLFDGKMRGLFSFLFGASTLLVIDRATAKGESAAKVHYARMVWLLVFGLIHLWLIWWGDILNNYALMGMLAFFFRNARVKTLLIIGCILLVFQFLVSAFIPFTVAMAQAAPGNHGLREALVAFERGFGQPAPAWLAEQVAIYRGDWWGITVERFKEAAWGPIAAIFQYGWETLAYMLFGMAAFRNGMLTGQWERRRYWRWVAIGFGIGIPVYVALALWMIRSDFALVPVTAATMVFTVPFRPLMIMGWASLIVLLMRPGGTLTARLAAAGRMAFTNYLMTSLICTFIFYGWGLGWYGELSRAEVYLVVLGVWVLILLWSKPWLERFAYGPLEWLWRSLSRGRPQAMAGGALLKG from the coding sequence ATGGCAACGACCGCAGCGGGCGACCGCTATCTGACGCTCGATACCGTTCGCGGCGTCGCCGTACTCGGCATATTGCTGCTCAACATCATCGCCTTTTCGATGCCGATGCCGGCCTATTTCAATCCGGCGGCCTATGGCGGTGCGGAGGGCGCCGACCTGGCGGTCTGGTTCGGCAATTTCGTGCTGTTCGACGGCAAGATGCGCGGGCTGTTCTCCTTCCTGTTCGGTGCCTCGACTTTGTTGGTGATCGATCGTGCGACAGCGAAGGGCGAGAGCGCGGCGAAGGTCCATTATGCGCGCATGGTCTGGCTGCTCGTCTTCGGGCTGATCCATCTCTGGCTGATCTGGTGGGGTGATATTCTCAACAATTACGCGCTGATGGGGATGCTTGCCTTCTTCTTCCGCAACGCGCGGGTGAAGACCTTGCTCATCATCGGCTGTATCCTGCTGGTATTCCAGTTTCTCGTCTCCGCCTTCATTCCCTTTACGGTGGCGATGGCGCAGGCTGCCCCGGGAAATCACGGGTTGCGCGAAGCGCTGGTGGCGTTCGAGCGTGGCTTCGGCCAGCCGGCCCCCGCCTGGCTGGCCGAGCAGGTCGCCATCTATCGCGGCGATTGGTGGGGAATCACGGTGGAACGGTTCAAGGAAGCCGCCTGGGGCCCGATCGCGGCGATCTTCCAATATGGCTGGGAAACGCTCGCCTATATGCTGTTCGGCATGGCCGCATTCCGCAACGGGATGCTGACTGGCCAGTGGGAGCGCCGCCGCTACTGGCGCTGGGTCGCGATCGGCTTTGGCATCGGCATCCCGGTCTATGTCGCCCTGGCGCTCTGGATGATCCGCTCGGACTTCGCGCTCGTTCCGGTCACCGCCGCGACGATGGTCTTCACCGTGCCCTTCCGCCCGCTGATGATCATGGGCTGGGCCAGCCTGATCGTGTTGCTGATGCGCCCCGGCGGTACGCTTACCGCCCGTCTCGCGGCGGCGGGGCGGATGGCATTCACCAACTATCTGATGACCAGCCTGATCTGCACCTTCATCTTCTATGGCTGGGGTCTGGGCTGGTATGGCGAACTCTCGCGCGCCGAGGTCTATCTGGTGGTCCTCGGGGTCTGGGTTCTGATCCTGCTCTGGTCGAAGCCGTGGCTCGAACGCTTCGCCTATGGCCCGCTCGAATGGCTGTGGCGCAGCCTGTCGCGGGGACGCCCGCAGGCCATGGCCGGAGGCGCGCTGCTCAAGGGGTGA
- a CDS encoding DUF3052 family protein produces MTAGYSTTPLSDKLGYKPGMRLFIADMPDSVREEAGIDRLGLELLAAPSTGIDAAHVFVTTRDRLDCELKALRQLIAPSGFIWVSWPKQAAKVETDITEDTIREIALPLGLVDVKVCAVDDVWSGLKLMIRKELRETG; encoded by the coding sequence ATGACCGCGGGCTATTCGACGACGCCTTTATCCGACAAGCTCGGCTACAAGCCCGGGATGCGGCTGTTCATCGCCGACATGCCCGACAGCGTCCGGGAGGAGGCCGGGATCGACAGGCTCGGCCTGGAACTCCTTGCCGCGCCCAGCACGGGCATCGACGCGGCGCATGTCTTCGTTACCACGCGCGACCGGCTCGATTGCGAGCTCAAGGCGCTCCGCCAACTGATCGCGCCGAGCGGGTTCATCTGGGTTTCCTGGCCGAAGCAAGCCGCGAAGGTCGAAACCGATATCACCGAGGACACGATCCGCGAGATCGCCCTTCCGCTCGGCCTTGTCGATGTGAAGGTCTGCGCCGTTGACGACGTCTGGTCGGGCCTCAAGCTGATGATCCGCAAGGAGCTGCGCGAAACGGGATGA